GCCGCCCGCCAGCGGCGCCAGCACGCCCTTCATGTCCTTGCTGACCACGCCCTGCGCGAGTTGCGTGACGGAGGCCAGCGCCAGCCCCGTCGCCGAAGGATCGGTCGCATCGGCTTCGACCAGCAGCGCGGGGCGCTCGCCGCGCACCAGCCGGCGAGTGAAGTCGGGCGGGATGCTCACGATGAACTGCAGCCGCCCCTCGGCCAGCGCTTCGCGGCCGGCGGCCTCGTCGGGCAGCGTCTCGGCCAGGTGGAAGTAGTCGGTGTTGCGCAGGCTGGCCAGAAAACTGCGTGTGAACTCGCTCTGGTCGGCCGCGATCACGCCGGTCGGCAGGTGCTTCGGATCGGTGTTGATGGCGAAACCGAACATCAGCAGTTGCATGATCGGAATGCCGATCATCATCGCGAACGTCACGCGGTCGCGCCGCAGTTGCAGGAACTCCTTCAGGACGACGCTCCACCAGCGGTGCAGGGAGAAGCGCTTGCCGTTGACGTTCATGACTGCGCTCCGTAGTTGTCGGACGAGCCCCGCATCATGTGGATGAAGACATCTTCCAGGCCGGTCTCGATGGGCTCGGCGCGCAGGCCCGCCTGCCGGGCGAGTTCGCGCAGGGTCGCCTCCAGCGCCTGGGCATCGGCGCCCGTCACGTGCAGCACGGCGCCGAACGCGACGGTCTGGTCGACGCCGGGCCGGCCCTCCAGCCTGCGGCCGAGCTCGACCAGGTTGCCGCCGGTCACCGCCCAGGTCGACAGCCTCTGGCTGGCGATGACGTCGGCGGCGGTGCCCTGCGCGAGCAGTTCGCCATAGGCGATGTAGGCGAGCTTGTGGCAGCGCTCGGCTTCGTCCATGTAGTGCGTGGACACCAGCACCGAGATGCCCTGCGCGGCCAGCCGGTGCAGCTCTTCCCAGAAATCGCGGCGGGCCTTCGGGTCCACGCCGGCGGTCGGCTCGTCGAGCAGCAGCAGGTCGGGCTGGTGCAGCATGCAGGCGGCCAGCGCCAGCCGCTGCTTCCAGCCGCCCGACAGCGCGCCCGCCAACTGCCTGGCGCGCGAGGCCAGCCCGAGGCTGTCCAACGCCCGGTCCACCGCCTCGCGCCGGTTCGGCATCTCGTACAGGCGCGCGACGAAGTCGAGGTTCTCGCGGATGGACAAATCGTCCCAGTAGGAGAAGCGCTGCGTCATGTAGCCGGCGCGGCGCTTGATCTGGTCCGACTGGCGCAGGATGTCGTAGCCGAGGCAGGTGCCGCTGCCGCTGTCGGGCGTGAGCAGCCCGCACATCATGCGGATCGAGGTGGTCTTGCCGCTGCCGTTGGGGCCGAGAAAGCCGAAGATCTCACCGCGCGCGACCCGCATGGTGAGATCGCGCACGACATGCTTGTCGCCGAAGTGCTTGTTCAGGCCGTGCACATCGATGGCGTAGTCGCCATCGATGCCGGCGGGGCGGACGGCCGGCGCGCTCATGGCAGTGCGACCTCGACGGGCTGGCCGGGGCGCAGCCTGGTGCCATCCTCGGCCGCCGGCCGCGCCTCGACCAGGAAGACGAGCTTGTCGCGCCGGGTGTTGCTGTAGATCACCGGCGGGGTGTACTCGGCCTCGCTGGCGACGTAGCTGACGGTGGCGTTCACCTCGGCGGCGCAGCCATCGCAATGGATGCGCACGGCCTGGCCCGGCTTGAGCCGCCCCACCACGCCCTCGGGCACGAAAAAGCGCACCTTCACGTTGGCCGGCGGCAGCATGCGCACCACGGGGCTGCCGGCCCCGACCCATTCGCCTTCGCGATACAGCGTGTCGAACACCAGGCCGCCCTGCGTGGCCTTCTGCGCCTTCTGGTCGAGCCGCCACTGGGCCTGCGCCACGGCCGCGCGCGCCGCCTCGACCTGCGCCGCCTGGGCGTGGATCTGGTCGGTGCGCGCCGGCAGTTGGGCGATGCGCAGCTGGTTGGTCAGCTCGCGCACGCGCTGTGCATTGGTCTGCGCGGTCGAGCGGCTGGCGTCGAGCTGCGCCTGCGGGATGCCGCCCGCGCGGAACTGCGCCTCGTCGCGCACCCGTTGCGTGGCCGAGAGCTTGTCGGCTGCCACCGCCTGCGCCAGTTGCGCGCGCACCGCATCGACCTCGGGCGCGCGGCGGCCCAGGTTCAGGTCGGCCAGTTGCGCCTCGGCGGCCTGCTGCTGCGCGGCAGCCTGCTGGCGGGCGGCCGTTTCGTCGGTGGATTCCAGCACGAACAGCGGCGCGCCGGCGCTCACCGTCTGGCCGCGCTGCACGCCCAGGCGCTCCAGCCGCCCGCCCACCGGCGAGGCGACATAGACGAACTCGCCTTCCACATAGCCCTGGTAGGTCGAGGTGCCCTGGTTGCCGCAGCCGGGCCCGGCCAGCACCGCCGCCGCCATCGCCGCCATCCACCCCGCCTTGCCGATCCCCTTCGCTGGACGCATGCCGTCCTCCACCGGTTGGATTGATCCGTCTCGTCTATTGGCGCGCCTTGCGCCGTGCGTTCGCCGCTACGTTGTCTTTGCTCGCCGGGGCGGGCCCCACGCCATGCAGCAGCAGCGCGGCCACGTGCCGGCCGATGGCCTCCGCATCGACCGTTTCCGCATGGGGCAGGCGGCCCCACAGCGTGCGCGTCGCCAGCGGCAGCATCGCCAGCCCGATCACCGAGACCATCACCAGCGGCGGCTGCAGTGCCGCATTGACCGCACCGGCCGCCTGCGCGCGGGCGATGCGCTCGACCAGCAGCGTCGCCCGCTCCAGTGCGATGCGCGCGAATACGCGTTCACGCAGTTGCCCGCCCTCGGCGGCGATCTCGCGGATCCACAGCGTCGGAAACCACGGCGTGGCCGAGGCCACCGCCACCATGCGCTGCGCCGCCCCGGCCACGATACGCGCCAGATCGGATGCGTGGCCATCGTCGGGAATCGCCGTCAACGCCGGATCCATGACCTGGTCGATCAGCGGCTTCAGGCGCATGTCCACCACGGCATCCAGCAACTGGTCGCGCGTGGCGAAGTGGTAGTGCACCATCGGCGCCGTCACCCCCGCCTCGCGGGCGATGGCGGCCAGCGTGGTCGCCGCGATACCGTCGTGCGCGAACCGCCGCACGGCGATGTCGAGCAGGCGGTCGCGCAGATCCTCGCGCGCCGGACCGCGCTGTCGGCCCGGGCCGCGCGTGGAAGGTTTTCTGGTCGCATTCATGCGCCGGATATTAATTTACGAATTAATTAATTTCAACCCGAGATGGGCCGGCTTGCGGATCGACCGCCCCCGGCGCATGCTGGACGCAACCTTTTTGCGGCCCTTCCCGCCCCCGAGCCCCCATGTCCCTCTCGCCGGAAACCCTGCTGCAGCACCTGCATCTCGACACCCTGATCGGCGGCGACGGACCGCTCGCTGCCTGCTCGCCCATCGATGGTGCGGTGCTCGCCCGCCTGCCGGTCGAAACCGCCGCGGACACCGACCGCATCGTCACGCAGGCGCAAACCGCATTCCAGCGCTGGCGCACCGTGCCCGCGCCGCGCCGAGGCGAACTGGTGCGGCTGCTGGGCGAGGAACTGCGCGCGCACAAGGCGGACCTCGGCGCACTCGTCACGCTGGAGACCGGCAAGATCACGCAGGAAGGCCTGGGCGAAGTGCAGGAGATGATCGACATCTGCGACTTCGCCGTCGGCCTGTCGCGGCAGTTGTACGGGCTCACCATCGCCAGCGAGCGACCCGCGCATCGCATGATGGAAACGTGGCATCCGCTGGGGCCGTGCCTGGTCATCACCGCGTTCAACTTCCCGGTGGCCGTGTGGGCGTGGAACGCGGCG
The sequence above is drawn from the Ralstonia solanacearum K60 genome and encodes:
- a CDS encoding ABC transporter ATP-binding protein is translated as MSAPAVRPAGIDGDYAIDVHGLNKHFGDKHVVRDLTMRVARGEIFGFLGPNGSGKTTSIRMMCGLLTPDSGSGTCLGYDILRQSDQIKRRAGYMTQRFSYWDDLSIRENLDFVARLYEMPNRREAVDRALDSLGLASRARQLAGALSGGWKQRLALAACMLHQPDLLLLDEPTAGVDPKARRDFWEELHRLAAQGISVLVSTHYMDEAERCHKLAYIAYGELLAQGTAADVIASQRLSTWAVTGGNLVELGRRLEGRPGVDQTVAFGAVLHVTGADAQALEATLRELARQAGLRAEPIETGLEDVFIHMMRGSSDNYGAQS
- a CDS encoding TetR/AcrR family transcriptional regulator codes for the protein MNATRKPSTRGPGRQRGPAREDLRDRLLDIAVRRFAHDGIAATTLAAIAREAGVTAPMVHYHFATRDQLLDAVVDMRLKPLIDQVMDPALTAIPDDGHASDLARIVAGAAQRMVAVASATPWFPTLWIREIAAEGGQLRERVFARIALERATLLVERIARAQAAGAVNAALQPPLVMVSVIGLAMLPLATRTLWGRLPHAETVDAEAIGRHVAALLLHGVGPAPASKDNVAANARRKARQ
- a CDS encoding HlyD family secretion protein; the encoded protein is MRPAKGIGKAGWMAAMAAAVLAGPGCGNQGTSTYQGYVEGEFVYVASPVGGRLERLGVQRGQTVSAGAPLFVLESTDETAARQQAAAQQQAAEAQLADLNLGRRAPEVDAVRAQLAQAVAADKLSATQRVRDEAQFRAGGIPQAQLDASRSTAQTNAQRVRELTNQLRIAQLPARTDQIHAQAAQVEAARAAVAQAQWRLDQKAQKATQGGLVFDTLYREGEWVGAGSPVVRMLPPANVKVRFFVPEGVVGRLKPGQAVRIHCDGCAAEVNATVSYVASEAEYTPPVIYSNTRRDKLVFLVEARPAAEDGTRLRPGQPVEVALP